AACTGATAAATAACACCACAAGGTGTTTGAGTTTATCAAGATGGTGTTTGGACAAACTAGAAAAATGTTTAGAAACGTATTCACAATGTGATGATATCACATAAAAACATCTGTTCCAAATGTAtaaaactgttgtgttttattgaaaGAACTACAagcattagctttttttttttttatctgatgcTAACAGAAAACATTCCTCCAGCTGCCTCTTTTTGTGCTCTCACGCGCTGCCGTGACGCACGGTCGCATTGAGCAGCAGGAGAAATGAATGCGCTGCACCACAGACAGGATGAGACCGGATCCTGTGTGCAGAATATACGCCCAGCCATTATTAGCGGACCCGGACCTGTCCATCCTTCGGTGCCATCCCAGGAATAAGCGgctgtttctgctttttttaaggCTGCGGTGGGACAAAAAACAAGAGAAACCCCGCAACCAGATGGAAAAGTACTCCCTAGAAGAGTTATTAACCGCTTTTTTGTTCCTGCAACTTGGACAGGATTTTGCACGTTTAATTCTGGAAGACATAAGGAAGTGAGGGAAGACATTTCACCTGtgaaaaagttttctttttctttcgcCAGCTCCGACACAAGAGCAGCAGACAAGTTGTGTGTTTGTCCCCCCACCTGCAGACAAACAGAAATCTCAGCCTCTGGTTCTTACGGACCACATGAGCGCGTGGATGTCAGTGGGGAGTTCCAGCTTTGGTTACGCCTCACTCAGCTGAAACTCGAGCCTCCAAACCGTCACCACTGCCCGCGACCCGGGGCGCGCCAAAGGTGCTGAGGGTGGTGCTATGAGACGATCCAAATACTAGTGTGATTGGTAAGATTATCGGTTTCTAAGGACGTGCCTGTAGCTCGTGCGCACCGCAGAAGAGTAAACTGAGTTATATGGAAACCCTGAAACGCGTGCGTAAAAGCGCCAAAGTGCGCCAGAAAGAGGACTGgaagttatttttctgtaagttGGGGCTTTATTAAATGTCAATTATGTTTCAGTCTTTTTGTGGGGTCCTGATTTGTGGAAGACTTTGCCACTTTTACGCACAAAAATCAaggattgattttaaacttcaaGCATTGAACGCGCAGAAGGATAGAGTTCAAATAATTCACTCAGATTTCACTCAGAGGGAAATTTCTGCAAGAAAGTCACAAAATACACGCCTTTGTCCACATTCACTTTCTGAAAAACGGGAAAAATCCGCAGCACGATGTTGATCTGTCCCAGAATCCTCCTCAGGTGTTTGTAATTTGAACTAAGAAgttctgatgaggagagactgGAGCATACAGTATCAGTTATTTCTTTGGTCAGTAGtcaaattaaaataaagaaaactgaaGACCTGACCTCAGTTTTCATCATTATTGCTGTTTCCCAGACTGCACAGAACAGTCCGACACTCCGGGACATTTGGATCATTAACTGTTCCATAAGTGAGTTTAAGCGTTGAAATAAATTTGGTTTGTAGTGGACAAGAAatctaatttaaaaaagaaaaacacacaccaaAGCCAACACTGTGTTTTTGTGCATCTTTTTGCATTtatgaatatataaatataatgtATCATGTCATAACTCAGAAAGAAGGAAAATATGCATTTGCATGGGACTATTTTCAGCAGCGGATTAATAAACGGAGGCTTTATCCTttgaaaaaacacaataattataATAAACAGCAGCATCGGTTCAGCCTTTTAATTGAATGTGCTGACAGTAAGAAGCACAGACTGATTTCCATTAGAATATCACTTTCAGATGCAGCTGTGCTCTCATTACACATTACGTCATATCAATCAGCACTGAAGGAATCGGCAGAATTAATTACGGTAATCGGTCCTTAAGTTGAagtaaattattatttatttttatatttaatttcAGTCATTTCTATAGAAATAATGACTGATCTGAAGAATTTACTTGAATGAATCTTTCTTCCTTTAGAGGCAAAGTGATTTATTCAGTCTTGTATTAAGAAGCTGTGacttttttgtaaataattatattttacTTCGTGCCTCTTTCAGTCTTTTagatatttatttagatattttttgTAATAGCAAAGCTGTGAGCAGTGACGGGCGGGCAGACGGATGTTGACCTTTGAGTGTGCGTCCTGATCAGTGATTTGTGTGTCATGTTGACCGGCTGTGTGGGTGGAAATGACTCTCTGGCCTACGGGGATGCTGATGTGCAGGGCACTGTCGCTATGGAAACCCAAAGCAAATGCAAGTGCTGAGTTGATGCTGATGAGAGGGAGCTGTTCGGAGCGTTTGCTTTGAGATTTCTGCGTGGCTTCAAGTTCAAACGGGTTGTCGgtcacagagctcagagagactTCAGGTCACATCAGAGAGGATTCAAAGATCGAGTGGAGAAATGTCCCCAAAATATGTATGAAGGAGTGTCAAATGTAAGCCTGTGGGAGAGCTTTAAAGGGAATAAAGAAATTCAGCTCAGATAAAGCAATGACTCCAATAGGGAGGAAAGCACTTCAATATACAAATTAATTTAGAATGACTTAGGAATTGTTGTCTTTATGTGGAATTGTGTTATTCTACTGCTTTTATATTATCCCATTGTCATATAATTCCCTTTTTACCTGCTTACTAGCTAAATTGCACATTTCATGTTTAATTTGAGACGTCACAAATATGGACAAGTAGTATAAAGACTGTAAAGCTGCCAGCAAAGTGCTTCATCTTCATAGCAGCTGTATACTTTAATTGGCATTAAAActccaaaaataataaaaaatgctgATTCATCTGACCCTTcggtccattttaaatgacttTGGTCCAGACAGGACGGCggtgtttcttcttctctgcatgaCGGAGCTTTATAACCTGCATCTGTGGATGTTCCGGTGCTCACAGAcggtgatttctggaagtgtttctgagCCCACGCAGGGATCTCAGGACAGAAtcaggtctgtttttaatgcagagctgcctgagggcctgtATTCATCCAGTATGGATTTTTTTATTCGGCTGTGTCCCATGTTCACACAGCTGTCTCCAGactctctgaatcttttgatgataacATGTTCTTTAGATGGTGGAATATTCAAAacctttacttctgagagactctgcctctttaatgtttttttataacCTGTTATTTTACTGACTTGTTACAAAATGAACCTATTTAGCTGCAACACGTTACCACATTTTACCTCCAGCATTGTGCCACTTGCTTTCCCAGCGTTTTGTTGTTCCTGTCCCGACTTTTTAAGGTCGTGTCGCGACCTTAAAATTCAAGATAAGCTACGATTTTTCCATGAAATTGTAAAATTTGTCATTTTCAGTTCTATTGTGAATAGAATATTGTTCCATAAGAATCATACATTTTACACACTGTGCTAACTGACTTGCTGTGTCAACTCATAAAATCATTTGTCTCTGATTGGAAAATTTTATGCAACTTACTTTAAGATTTGTCTTTATAGATTGATTAAATTAGTTTTGAGAATATtaattgtttattattttatggTTGGAGTGAAATTCGGACCGAACATCCGGTCAACTTGGCTGATTCCTGCGTGATGTGTGTAATGACCCAGCGATACGTGGTTGAGCTAACGGTTCAACGGGCTTTGTGTGCCTCAAAGGCACAACAGAAAACCACGGGTTATTAATTGAAATTCTACTTCTCCTTGTTGgcaactttgttttttgtcatttgtgTGAATATCACCCAAGACATCAAATCATTTTTTGAGTAGTATTGGTGCTAATTTAAAAGCTACGAGCTAAAGCTGATAGCTTAGATTTACATCAATCAGTGTTTGTCACAGGTTTCTGGAGAGATGTTCTCATTCATGACAGAGAGCTTTGGATCACTATGCAAGAACATTCATATTCTGACAAACTTGCAGACGAGTAGTTATTGTGACTGTCAGTATTTTGTATATATCTAAAGGGATTCATGGTGTCATGTATAGAATTGATATTTACAATGCCTTTATGGTCATTAAACCCCATATCATCATGCTACCACCTCCGTGCTTCACTTTGTCCTTCTCTGGTATCCATTCATCAGGCTCTCAAAGTTTAATGTGCAGCCTTATGAGGATTAAgcacatttttcttctttcattgGATGCTGAACTCTTTCTTTAGcatatttttttcctcaaatgTAACGGTTTTAAATCTACAATGTGTAAAGTTTAGTGACTCCAACCAAGTGGCTTCAGTAAAAAGCAAATGCGCTGCTCAAGAACCAGCGTTTAGTGTGTCCCCTCTGAGCTAATGTAGAAGCATCGTGGTCCAACATGGAAAAGCAAACATGgaggaaggggaaaaaaaatccctttttttttttaagaggttCTACAGTAATTAAGATGGAATTGTAATAATTCTGTTGCATATTGGTTGATGTGTCACTGTAAATGAAACCTTAGGATAGACTGTGACCAGTTTATCCAGGTTTAAGGGACTTTAAAGTAAAGTAGGGCGGGAGTGGGCATTTCTCAAACTATTTGctcatttaaatgttttctgtaaATTAAATCTGGTTAGAAACAGAAATAGTTGATTCATAGGTAACAGGAGATCAACAgataaatagaaatatagaaaatcATTTGTTCTGCTTATGCTCCACATGTGTTGAAAGCTTTATCATCATCAAATATTTGCATTGTTGCTTATTTTCCTTCATTCTACTGAAGTTATTGCCAAGAATTCATCGTATTAAACATAGAAATCGATCAGCAGTAATGGCTGCTGGCTCCAAAGTTGAGTTATAAAATTTTCAGAGCATCATTAGCTCTCCACTAACCTCCCCTTCCcactcttttttgttttctcctctctGACCTTTCCCCATCTTTACTCCCTCCTTCCCGtcttccttcctcctcctcattaTCTTCTCGCCATCTGTTCCcttctcctctttttctcctctttctgaCCTGTGATTCTCTCACTTTGGTTACCACCCCACTCCTCATTCTCCTCATCATTTCCATCTCCCGCTCACTCCCGTCCTCGTCTCCCCCTCCTTCTTCCCACCGCAGGTGGTTGATGGAGAGGACTTCGAATGTCAGCCGGGACAGTGGTCATCGCAGGAGGAATTCTGGCAGCAGTCATCTTACTGACCATCGTTGCTGTACTGTGTTTATGTAGGTTACAGGTATGTTTTACTGTGTGCTGCACATTTCATGAGAAAATAACCAGATTCCATTCAAAGATTATGGACCTATTGCTATTTATTACTATGTTTGCATTATTTACACAGTAATAACAATTCATCCTTTAATATCACAATTAATGTGTAGTTTTCATGAGGATCTTTTCACGTCtcctcaaaaacaaacaaaacacagtcAAGTCCAGAGATGAAACGACCTACCTgccgatctatctatctatctatctatctatctatctatctatctatctagattGTACAGCACATAAATACAGATAATGGCACTGTTTGGTCCTAATCAATACTGTAATATCACCCAGTCTGCAACCAGTACCAGTTCAGCACCAGTTCTTCATGCCCATCCCTACACGGTGCATTTAAAACTGACCTCCATGGACCCCTGATCAAGCatcagtttgagttcagagtGATAATTTCTTCCTGAAGGAACCACTTAGTGAGAGATTAGATTGGCCCCATATAAATATCATCtggttgatttttcttttcttttcttgttgatttgttgtttttttgccctTTAAAGTCTccacactttgtttctgaccTGTGGTCCCTTCTTCTTGTCTTTGAACAGTATTACTGCTGTAAGCGGGCGGAGTCTGAGAAGGGGGAAGAGGAGGAACCAGAACTCGCCACCATGTCGCCCTCTCGCCCCCTGACTCTTTGCGCCCCCCCTACGCCTCCGACCCCAGAGCACTACAGCGACGATCCCGAGAGCTACCCGCCCACCTTCCTCACCGAGGCCAATGGGCCGGCCAGCTACTCCCCCCCGCCTCCCCCACGCAGGTGTCAGGGTGCACACGCCTTCTGCCCGTCCTGCGCCCGCTGCTCCCTGCCCTTCTACCTGCAGCACCCTGAGAGGCTGTACAACGGCGGCCGCAGGATCAGCTACAGGACTGTGCAGCAGCAGGACCTGGAGCTGCCCACGGACCTGGCCAGCTTCTACGAGAAGCTCAACCTGATCCGCTCGTACACCATGAAGGAGGTGGTTACCCAGAGCGTCAGCACCGACGTCTGACCCGCTGCTGCCTGAAAACACACCTTCTCTGGCATCCAGGTGCCGTGCTGGGCCTGCACAGTGATACTGCTCTGTGCTGCTGTGTGGTTCTGAGGCGATCCAAGAAGAAACTGTAAACAgctaaaacacatttaaaccaTAAAACCAGTCAGACTCGAACtgatcatttttgtgtcaaaatttATGAGTTTGTGTTTGTTAAATCTCTAGTAAAGCAGCTAATCAGTATAATCTATGTGTGTCAAAGTAAAATGTGAATGGTTGTCGGTAGATTTATACGgcagcccagagcggacgtggtacgtataaacttttttttgatggttttctcgagataacgagaaaACTCGTTAATTATCTaaattaacgagttaatttaccgatggttttcgaggccactttttctccccagtccgcccctgtttatatgtgttcgcaatttgtttgtcttgtagagataactttcatatcagcccgcgtcatttaaggagatagctggctcgactgcagctcaatagaCGTTTACacctaatggcgcttttccactacctCTACATGGCTCTACACGGCTCTACACGGCTCTACACGgctcgccacggctcggtttggttgtgtttccattacaaacgagtatacttcgtgcctcctcgacgtgggcggggtcgtcgtaacacggccgtgcgtgttgctgctcaccctgtgactTTTTGTgtcacagaaggcaagagaagactcctggccgccagacaaaacagtattgaaaagtaccggagagttttgttacgagcttcaaaaagaagacgtttggaggtaagctaacggttgctaacgccagcttttattatccgcgttatgacgcttccagtgacgacactcatcgcccaatcagtggaaggcagtcggctgacgtcacgttttagtaacgcttcggcccgcttggaaccagggctgaggtgatacggaaaatcgtgccggttgcaggtacggcgtgctagtggaaacacgcaatagtgAGCCGAGCCGAACCGAAGCGAGCAAGTGGAAAAGTGCCataagtgatcctgctgatatagtcgactttatcagtgaccagctgaggggaccaggccgtctccatggttacagaatgatgcacgagaggtgccgttatcgttttctcgagataacgcgataaataactcgttatctcgaggaAACTAAATGCTTGTCctaccagcgggatttgctttgtgcattttcacagcagaattgttacacaaacgctccacattccatgtttgattcaaaagctactttattcagttttcaatgagaGGGGGTAAAGATGGGTAAAAACCTTGACCAGAAatgcatataaacacatataaacaggggcggactggggagaaaaagtggcctcgaaaaccatcgtaaattaactcgttatctcgagaaaaccatcaaaaaaaagtttatacgtaacGCGTCCGCTCCGGGCTTCCGTAGATTCAACACAACTTTTTTGTTTATCTGAAAGCATCTCACCAGAATCCGTGCAGGATGTATTGTAAGTGTGGCTGTTAGAGTTCCTTCAGGTTATTAAGTCTGCTTGTACCGACTGTGAATCCATGTGTGGACCAAAACCAACAAGTAGCCTGTTAGTTGTGCATCAAAGCCTGCTATATTTTACACCTCTGTGCCGTAGGTTTCCActgttgaaaaaaatattaaacactCATCACTGTTGCACTGGGTGACACATTGCTTCATTAGCACACATgcagtattttgactgaagcTCGTTTACTATCCCGCCATCACTTGTACTCATAGCACCAAATGGTCCCGAAGAAGTTTCCCTCCGTTTGAGTGGCATTCGTTCAAATGTGCACGATTTATATATATGGGTTATGTGGAAAAGTAGCATCTGCCAGCAAGGAGACATCTTGAAGTTTCTTGTGAAAGCGTCAGAAATGGTCTGTATTGattgaaaaaaagagaatttcATGGTGTTTTTCAGAGTTTGTCACATGGCAATAAGTTTATTCTTGCAACATGATTATGATCATCATCTTTCATTAAACGTTTTTAGTGTGTTCTGATAAAAAAGTAGAATAACTACAGCTTTATCCCTCTGTGTTGAAAGGATTGTGCTGAAAAGGAAGCAGATTTAAGGACAAAAGTCAACGTTCACCAGACACACTCAGttgggttacatggcactgaaaggatcggataattggctaaattataatcagattgagttattaaattcatgtagacaccttaatctgacaagaaactggatcggatcggattaaagggatagttcgcctcctttgacatgaagctgtatgacatcccatacgagTAATATCATTTaggaacattttcttaccccctgctgcgtcctgtgagccgagttccagcctcgttttggcgttgatgaaagtagtccggctatccaatatgggatgtcatactatccctttaagaccccgagataactgggttgaaagtcactctaaacctgcttgtagacgctgaagcacgtggtgaatcagactttgcgttctgcgcatgctccagatgttttcccggggtcgtgacccggaagtcaaagcagacgatattcctgttgttgtcgccgtcagaaagaaacaaacaacgcgatggagaatgctccgttgggcatcgagtttgtgcaacaagcagctcatcacagagcaaatgtagagggacgtagcttcatctggctctgcgttctccatctttctccaatgcctgagtttgttgttgttgttggtggtgaagagatcaacaggaagtggctctattagcaacagttggaatgggtaaaACACCACCTATcatatgacatgctttgtgcctatgattccattcattcaccgccatatatccaaggagaattaccctcgctcagctcatttattgtaatttagcccttaatctgatcctttcagtgccatgtaaccccactgagtgacccGATCCGATCCAGCTCCCACTCCTCCTCATACAATCCTTATCTGTTTGCCTGTTTCCATTGAGGTCAGCCAAATTCAGTGCCGTTTGGAGCATTAAAATGTATTCACGATGGTGTATTTATTTGCAAATGCGGGGCTAATGTGTCATCGCCCCATTTATGTCACAGACACTGAAAAGAATGTGAATCCTTGCTTGTAGCTCCTCCAGCGGGTCTCATCTCTCCTctcctgcaggtggaaacagagGTCCTTAAAGATGTTTCCTGGGATCAGTTCAATGGTCACGGGCAAAAGAATGGAGGAGAGGGGGCAAAAAGGGGGCAAATTATGAGAAGAATCTAATGAAATTCACAGAATTTCGCAGACGTGGGTATCTCGGACTGTGCTGGACATCCTTCCTGGATCTTCCTCCTGTGATTCTGTAGTTATGAATTATTAGGAAACGCCTGCCACAGATCGAGCTGGCAGAGCTCTAAGCTTATTAATAAGGGTCGGGGGTGGGGGGGGATCTGTGACCTTGGTAAATATCAAACTTCAGCACATATTGTTGAAGTATTTTTGCTGCTCTTTTGGGAGGCTGTCATGTTATCCATTATATATAGATTATGATAGAAAAGGCAACATCCATTTGAGCTTTTAGGTGTTTGAAGAATGGAAACATAACCGTCACAACAGATTATTAGGTTGGCATGAATTTAGTACGTTCAAAATGATATAATTCTTATTTCTTGGGACacctgtttttatatttcacaaGAATTTTTGTTTGCTTGTAAAAGTCTTTTTGTAGAATAGAGAATTTATAGAATAAACTGATTTTTAGAAATCaggacatgataaaaaaaaatcttctggtCTTCACCAGTTCTTGAAATGAGGCAAATACCATCTCAGATGAAAAACAACACGTGACATATAACACTGTTTCATTGACTGAACAAAAactaagaaactaagtgaagcAATAATTTAATGCAATGGTTTTCAGTGTTTCACATCGTtcacacagctctctgaaggtcccagcacagcatctcagtcaggctgaggtctggactctgggtggaccattgcaacacctcgattcttctcttcttcacacattctgctgtagatctgctgctgtgtttgggatctttgtcctgttggtgagccagtttcagcccagcttcagctgtcggacagacggcctcacatctgactctagaacacttcggtatccagaggagttcatgatggactcaatgactgcgaggtgcccaggtcctgtggctgcagaaccagcccagatcatcagccctccaccaccgtgcttgacagctggtgtgaggtgtttgtgctgatatgctgtgtttggtttcctccaaacgtgctgctgtgcattatgagcaaacatctccactttggtctggtctgtccagaggacattgttccagaagtcttgtggtttgttcagatgcagctttgcaaacataagctgtgctgccatgttctttttagagagaagaggctttctcctgcagcccttccacacaatcCAAacctgttcagtctttttctaactgtgctgtcatgacctttaacctttaacatgctaactgaggcctgcagagtctgagatgtagctcttgggtttctgaccttggggtgaccgtgctgggacgtccactcctgggaagattgacagctgtcctgaatgttttccacttgtgaataatctttctctctgtagaacgatggactccagatagtttggaaacggccttataacccttcccagattgatgcgcagcaacagctgcttctctgagatcgttgctgatgtctttcctccttggcatcgtgttaacacacacctgaatgctccaaaacttctgcttttatagagctgctcacactgactgatgatcaattaatcagtgcattgattagcagcacctggctgctacttacccccTTAAATACCTAGTTTTAGTGACACTGACTCTCTAGAATTTCTTAGTTTTTGAGTAAATAATGGCACAGTGTAacatgttgttgttcatctgaggttatattt
This Odontesthes bonariensis isolate fOdoBon6 chromosome 6, fOdoBon6.hap1, whole genome shotgun sequence DNA region includes the following protein-coding sequences:
- the fam163b gene encoding protein FAM163B → MSAGTVVIAGGILAAVILLTIVAVLCLCRLQYYCCKRAESEKGEEEEPELATMSPSRPLTLCAPPTPPTPEHYSDDPESYPPTFLTEANGPASYSPPPPPRRCQGAHAFCPSCARCSLPFYLQHPERLYNGGRRISYRTVQQQDLELPTDLASFYEKLNLIRSYTMKEVVTQSVSTDV